One genomic region from Rosa rugosa chromosome 1, drRosRugo1.1, whole genome shotgun sequence encodes:
- the LOC133739094 gene encoding uncharacterized protein LOC133739094 has product MSRPGDWNCRSCQHLNFQRRDSCQRCGDVKSGGGGGGLDFGAFNGGRLGGGGSSFGFGSATTGSDVRPGDWYCAAGNCGAHNFASRSSCFKCGAFKDEFAATGGGGGFDSEMTRSRGGFGLGNGGGGAGGGGRPGWKSGDWICTRFGCNEHNFASRMECFRCNAPRDTY; this is encoded by the exons ATGAGCAGACCAGGAGATTGGAACTGCAGGTCATGCCAGCACCTCAACTTCCAGAGGCGCGACTCGTGCCAGCGATGTGGAGATGTCAAgtctggaggaggaggaggaggactggACTTTGGGGCTTTTAATGGTGGAAGGCTCGGAGGAGGAGGGTCTTCGTTCGGGTTCGGTAGTGCAACTACTGGCTCGGATGTGAGGCCTGGTGACTGGTACTGCGCTGCCGGCAACTGTGGGGCCCACAATTTTGCCAGCCGCTCTAGCTGCTTCAAGTGTGGTGCTTTCAAGGATGAGTTTGCTGCTACTGGCGGTGGTGGCGGCTTTGACTCTGAAATGACTCGCTCCCGGGGGGGTTTCGGGTTGGGAAATGGCGGTGGTGGCGctggtggtggtggtcggcCTGGATGGAAATCTGGAGATTGGATTTGTACCAG GTTCGGATGCAACGAGCATAACTTTGCTAGCAGAATGGAATGTTTTAGATGCAATGCCCCAAGAGACACATACTAG